In Lathyrus oleraceus cultivar Zhongwan6 chromosome 2, CAAS_Psat_ZW6_1.0, whole genome shotgun sequence, the DNA window TGCCCTTAAATTCGTGCTTCAATCTCCCAATTTTGCAACCCTTGCGAAAGTACAGAAAATCCCCTTTAAAGGTGTTAGAACAGACCATAACATGTCAGAAAAAGCCCAGAAAAATGACCATCACGTGCGTGATAGTGTGCATCACATGCGTGATGCAGCTTTAAATGCTCTTTCGCGTGCACGATGGTGCACATGATTATTCAAGTGGTTGCACACTTTTTCTCCCTTTTCACTCAAATTTCCACTAAGTACACAGTTTacacacttagctatttttccttcattctttggtcattcttctTCATATTTGCTCaactttcacttgttttgctcCAATTCTTTGATTTAATATATGCAATGAAAGACTGTCATCACAACCCTAAACTTGTATCGTTGCTTGTCCTTAAGTAACTCACCTACAACTTCATATTTCAATAGACAACAAGTCGCATAATAACAATCAAACACCACCAAATTAAATATTTCTTCTACCTGACTATTGTTCTAGCTCCCAACTTTTATCTGGAAAATTTGGAAAAACGTCCTCAACATTGACGAGTACTCAACCTGTCTCTCAGCTCACTATAAATCACTCAATGAATATGTTGATCTCTCAATTAACATGCAAAATAAATTAAACTTAGCATGACCATGTTCTAATAGAGTTCATAATAGAAATCACAACATACACATTAGAGGACTTTTTAGGTTGTAACTTGGTGAATGTTATGGTAGGATATTTTGaggaaagtaggtttaaacctttggagttaggttcTTAGTTCTCCTTCTAGTATCATACCATTTTGTTCCTTTTTGATAATACTAGAGAGTTTTTCTCCTTCTTATAATatcattcttttcttttctcattcattttttttgAAGAAGTTCCTTTTTTTCCACTTCTTTTCAcaataatttttgaaattttggatCATATTCTCTATTACCCtaaccccaaacttaaaactttcctcacttccaagagcaaccccaaacttaatatttttcatattcTTTAGGAACTATACTTCTACCTAGCTCCAAAGAGAGGGTGTAAAGAAAAGATCTTTCAAGTCATATGACTAAGAATTTTAGGCTACGCCACTGAAAGAAAGGCttaggctcaaagtggttagcaagGGATATAACTATTACTATATGGTGGTTTtaaaaaggctcaaagttataaacaaaaaattgcctcagtgtgtgttggTCAAACAAGATAACTTAATCAGAAATAGATAAAATCAGATAAGAGAgtaatgcatggatacactcataaAGAAAGAATAGTGAACAATGGAAgtatttggctcaaaccttactagatgAGGTATCTCTAGGTTGAGTACAAGCTGTTGATTCTTTTCTCATACTTCGCCTTCAAGTTGCTCGTTGCTATTGTAATGAtcaagtttcttttggatcatCTGTTCAATGCTAAAGTTCTAAAGTTGTAATCTGAAAGCAACAAAACAGCTACAAACTTGTTTATTAACCACAACATGGATCTTCTTCATGGAAAGGTTATTCTTGAGTAGCTAGTTACTCTTGTGGATGGTCTTGAATAAAAAGAAAGTGAGTTATGCAAAacaaaaactaattaaaattgatgggttgcctcccatcCAACACTTTTTTTCCCGTCAATAGCTTGATACTAAATGCTCAAAACACGCCAGGCACAAGGGATACCGTCACGCCAGTGAAAACTCATTTTTTCATTCTTTTATGAAATTCACTACCTCTCTCTTCCAATTGATAACATGTCTCTAGATATTCCATATATGGTGTCCATTGATATTCATTAAACATCAACTTCTCCTTATTAAACTTCAAAATTAATTCACTTGTCTCCATATCTATTTTTGCCTTCCCGGTTGCCAAGAATGGGCACCCAAGAATCACTGAACCTTTTGAATCATTTTTCATGTCAATCACTACAAAGTCTGCAGGGAAGGTCAAACCATGGAAATGAACTAACACATCTTGTATAATACCAACTAGACGAGTCATAGATGAATCGACCAAAGTGAGTGTCATGTTGCTCGGTATGATCTCTCTAATTTCCAATTCCTTAAATTTGCTCATCAGAATGACATTGATGCTTGATCTTAAGTCACATAAAGCATGTGGTATTTTTAACCCATCAATGGTGCAAGTGATATTGAACTCCCCTGATTCCTTCATCTTTAGTGGAACTTCCGACAGTTCTATCGTCTCCTCTTTCTCTGTCATGTTGACCTGTTCTTGAGCCAACTTCGGTTTTCCACATTTTAGAAATACCTGCATAAACTTAGAAAACTTGGGAGTTAACTCTAAAATGTCATCAAAATAGATACTTACCTGAAGCTGTCTCaacattttttaaaaattttcaaacattccAGCCTCATCCTCACGTACCAGTTTATTCTTAATGGTGGGATATGGTGGTTTATGTAACATGGTAAAGATGGGTTTGGTTCATTCAGGATTTGCTCCTTTGTTCTTTTCCAAGGAGAGTTTTTGTCTATGAGTTGATCAATCGTGACTCCTCTTTCCTCTTTGTCACCTTGATTTACACTCTACTCCTTTTCAATTTCACCTTCCCTTTTCTCGATCTCATCCTCTTGAACTCTTTCAGCTTTATCCTTTTTAGTAACTACCTCAAATTTTGTATCCACAATCTTGCATGTTTCATTCTTAGGATTATCAATGGTGTTACCAGTGAATCCTCCACTTGAGCTTGGCAAAGCAAATATTTGTAGAGATAATTGACCAATTCGAgtctccaaattcttgattgacACATCATGGTTTCAGCTCAAAATTTCACGGTTCCTACTTACCTGATCAAGGCTACTCTTGAGTAACTTTAATGAGATTATTCAAAGTCTCTTACAACTATGATGGCTTCCTTTGAAACATATCTTGTTAGCTTTGTTGCAACCCATGGTTGGCTTTTGAATTCTGATTACTATTCCAACATAAATTTGAGTGATCTTTCCaacccggattgtatgtgttAGAATACAGGTTATTCTTTTGAAAATTAGCAAACTGGACCTTCCCATTTGTCTCTTCTAGCGAACACCTTCCATTCGCATGTTCTCCTCCATATAAATTGAACCTAAGTGCTTGTACCTGGCTCACATTAGCTCTACCTAAGTTGTTTTCAGCTAGCTTTTTATTAAACAATTCAATTTGAACTAAAAAAGAAGTATGTGTATTAAGAGGTAACATACCTTTAAATGTGTCCACATTTTCAAGCTTGACCGACCTTTCACTTTTCGAATGGTACTCATTCATACACATATTCTCAATGAGGTCTTTTACTTGTGGTTCAGTCATTTGGCAAATAGTACCTCCCACAAAAGCATCCAATAACATATGAGTTTGACTCCTGAGACCTTTGTTGAAGTTTTGTATCTGCTCATATTATTCATCTTGTGATTCAGTCATCTGTGCAACAAAagtttgaatctttcccaagcgTCATAAAGTGACTTAATTTCCTGCTGTTCAAAATTAATAATTTCTGCTCGGCGCTCGGTAAACCGAGTAGTAgtaaaaaaaattcaaggaattTATCCTATAATTCCTTCCAAGTCCGGATTGTTCCATTCGGAAGGCAAAGCAACCAATATTTCGCCCTTCCAATCAGTGAGAATCCAAACAACCTCAATTTAACATGGTCTTCAGTGACATCAATTGGTTTGCACATTGAAGTTGTTTCATAGAAGTGTGCAAGATGCACCCATGGGTCTCTAATCACGTTCCCGTCGAATGGATTTTATCTTAAACCTGAAAGTATAGAAATTTTTAAAATCAAAGTTAGTAGGGTCTTCCGGTACAAACCCCCTAGAAACTTGTCCTTCATCAGTTCGTTTACAATAATCCCCTATAGTGAGAGGTTGTGCAGCTACCATGACTTCTTCTTCAGATTCAGAAGAACTTGATAGTTACTTTTCTTATGGTATTCCTCCATCCAGAGCTGATTCTCTAACTGCTTTTCTGAGAGCACGTGTGATTCTTTTAATTTATGGATCCAATGGAATTAATGGTGATCATGAACTGCGCATACACCAACAGAAAATACCTCATTAACACTATGATAAAcaagaaattaaaacaaaaataaaaaagactaaaaataaaaataaaaacaattgCACAAACATTGTCTTGTTAAAAATTCGACAGTCCCCGACAACagtgccaaaaacttgatgacttctcgacaagtgtacCTATACTGTCGAAGTAATAATAAATATCGAATCCACATGGACGGCCTCTAAGCAAGAAAAAATATGTGTATTTTATAAAACTATTAAAAGGGGGGTCCGAGTTTTAAtgtgaaaagtaaataaatgagTAAACAATGTCACAAAAGCGGCCAAGTTGTGTTCTATAATCCCATATTCCTCTATTATTGATGTTTGATGCCCTATATGAATGATTTAATCACTATAACCCCACATCAAACTAACAAAACAGTTATAGccgatccctcacgaaataactcactaaccattACTAGGAGCTTTCTATCCTTAGTCATCCAACGTAAATAAGGTTAGGCGATGTATAGAACGCCAAATCTCTTTTCCATTACTTGTGGTCTcatatccctattcaaccagcgtaagtacaacaattttcctaggtctaacacatagactaatgattaatattccctatgtgcccaaaatcagattaaaacAGTATCTCACATGAAAAGCATTCAGAAAAATAAGCAATTGAATGAcattatagatcaaaaggttcatacaatggtcaaatcaacatagaatccaacaatataaaaataggttcatcataacacaatCTAACCTAGAGGAGTTTAACTACTCATAATGCAATTAACAATACCACAATTGATAGATAAAACTAACATGAGAAGCCCTTTGAAGAGATGGCCTCCAATGACTTCAAATGCTCTAAATATTTCCATTTGTACCCTAAAATTCGTGCTTTAATCTCCCAATTtcgtaacccttgtgaaagtgcaTAAAATCCCATTTTAAAGGCGCTAGAGTGGATCACAACGCGTAAGAAAAAGCCCAGAAAAGTCACCACCGCACGTGTGATAGCCTGTATCGCGCATGCAATCTAGCTTTAAATACCCTATCATGTGCACGATGCTGCGGGATGGTGCACGTGATTATTCCAGTGGCTGCACGATTTTGGTCCCTTTTCACTCAAATTTTCGCTAAGTCCACAATTTCCACACTTAGTTATTTTTCTCTCATTCTTTAGTCATTTTTCTTCATATTTGCTCGATTTTCACTTGTTTTTCTTAGATTCTTTGACTAAATACATGGAATGACGGTCTGTCATCAGACCACCTCAGCCTCATCAGCAATTAGGCAAGTATAGTAGTACCTGATGATCGTCACGAGATAATTCGTCCTGGAGAGGGAAAATCTAGGGGCGTCATTTTCCCTAGTAGTAACTGAAGAGAAACTATCATGTCCCCTCGTCCTCACAAATTTGTGCTTCCAACATTTGAAGTGGTTGAAATGGGGTTTGAATAAGGCTCTTCTAGGCAATCTGGCTAGGGTTACCCAACCCCAAAAAACAAACACTTTGGTGTCATAAAAAGTGAAAAATATCTCGATGTTCTGGTAAGTCTCTAACCATCGACATGTAATCTTAAATTCCATAATCCAGCTTCATCTATTGGGTGTGATTTGGGTGGGGCCACGTGTAAAATCTTGATAACCTCCACCATAAAGAAGAAGAAAGGGAGGCGAACTCCAACCTCACGAGCGGCGGGTAAGTAGAAGTAAAAGGAATTAGTGAAAGAGGATTCAGAGACAACCATGTTATTCCTCTCCTCCAAAGAGCATGCCTCCATAATAATATCTTCTTCATCGAAATAGGTGAAGGTAAGTTGTCACTGAAGGGAGGTCACTTGGTCCTCAATTGTGTAGATGGACCTAACTTCCCTAACATCATTGGGCTCAGTGTCGAAGGTGGCCATAATCTTCATGTTTCCTGATAAAACATAAGGAAAAGAGGAGTCACTATCACTACCACAATAACTATCATTATCAGAATTAAGAGAATTCTCACAACCATCAAGCATGCCTAGTTCCACTAATATACAATGTATAGTCCCGCCAGGACACCTATCATTTCTATGACACTAGTTCCATAGAGATATGTGTTTGTCCCGAGTTAAGGGTTCTATAAGATTTCCATTCACATCTAAATCCCTATAAATGCCATAAAAATTGTAAAAATGAGTATCAAATATGTACATGTTTAGGGTATAGGCTTGAGCCCGTGGAGATGCAAAGATTGTTGAAGGCAGAAGAAGCATTTTGAAAACTTTAGTAAGAAAATGTATGGAAAAGTAAAAGAGTTGGGGTTCATCCCTTTAAATATGAGAGGAAAGCTAGGGGTAATCAAGGCCCCCTAGGTTTCCCATCAGACTTGAAAGGTTATGCATGTTTCAACACGTGCCAAGAAATAAGGTCAATTGGGCGTCCCAAGGTTAAGTAATCATTTATTGAATTAAATGCCTCACACGCTTCTCCCTCCAACATGCATTTTGGGATTTTCCAAGTTACGTATGACTCACAGTCTTGACACCTAGATATGTGTTAAGACTTACCCACGCATGGAATGCATGCCTCTTGCCTAAGGGACTCAACTAGTATCTTGTCTAAGGGGCTCAACTAGTGTCTCGCCTGAGGGGCTCGACTAGTGTCTCACTTGAGGGACCAAACTAGTATCTCGTATGGGGGATACCACTAACGCTTTGTATGAAGAGTTCAACTTGAAAAATGTCTCGCTTACGATTCCCATATAATGTCTGGATATGAAGAATAAAATAGATCACTTCGCCCTTTTCCAAACCCTCGTGCTTAAGGAAATGTGTATCAGTATATACATGTGAAGGTCTTAGGAGGCGACGTAGGGGTTCATAATCACCCTTTATAAGATCAAGCGCCTATTTATTAGATGTGTCGCCTTTTTATTGGATATCCATCATCCTCCAAGATAAGTCTCCTGACGTGAGAATAGATGAGTGGCATGTCCTCATCCTATAACGACACAGAAGAAATCATGGGAGAGGTGGATCATGCTACTTTGAATATCAGGAGATAACTGCATATTCCTTGAATGGTTTCTATTTTCAAGAAGGCCTTGGATCCATGCCCAATGCAAATATAAATATCTCGTCATCATGATTAAGAGGATAACCTAATTCAAATACAAGAAATACAAATATATAGAGATGCTTACTCCGAAATGAGGTAATTTTCAACCTCACAACAAACTCTAAAGTCTCGTTCAATCTTCATACAATCTTTAATTAGTAAGGATTGTCATGCATTTgtatttttattaaatatttcTCTACATAATGAGGCAGTGGACGAGAAAGATTTTGAAAGAGGCAGAGATGAGAAGCCGTCGTCGCCTTTGCCTACCTCATTGAGGTCTCTATTATTCAATGTATTCTAAAGAGAGACAGACACATTTGTatagaaaaaaaaatattttcaaatttCAATGTAATATACATTTTTAATTGCATTATATAGTAAATAGAATTAAATATATAATTGATTTTTGCAAATATGTTGTTTTTCAGGTTTTGGTCCTGTAGTTAATTTTAGTTCTTGATTCTTGcaaatatattttattttgattttaatctttgttttgttttttattttaattcttgTAAAATTGATTTATATTAAATTTGATTATTATAATATATAGaatatttgattttaattattcAATATTAATGACATGATAATTACAAACATTTTATATTTTACAAAAATGTATGTACTAtaatcaaaaacaaaataaaaaatatcctaaacaaaaaataataatttagaCACCAAAATTAAAAGTGATATATTTAAAGGACTAATTacatattaaaattaaattaatatatacATCACTCTTAAATCAATAGGATGATTGAGGTAGTTCAATTAATATATTTGTTAATTAAGATAAATGAGTGTAAATTATTTACATTAATATGTTATAACACTAAATACATTATCTATTTGATTAAtctaattttataaatatttttgACTGAGGGAAATATTTGATAACATTATTTTAATAAAACTATTATTTTAATAAAACTATTATTTTACATCTTTCATTTATCAAGTTTCTTAATCTATAAAAAAAGAGATGGAGTGATATCTGTTCTAATTTTTGGATGATAAACGTATTTGATCATAATATAGGGAAGATTCATTCAAGAGGAGTGTTATTCACTTTTATTACTCTCTCTACATTGAATAAACATCAAAACGAATTAATGTATTTTATGCGAAAATGTGGACATATACATCATGAGATTATCAGTTCCTAAAGCATATAATTGAATTTCACACATCAGATTTATAAATCCATTAATATGATAaatcaaatttcatcaaaaaaaaatatattatttctaTACTAAATATTAATGAGATGGGTGGCAATGTTACCAATAATTCATGGTATGTCAAATGAATAGATTATGTAACCATTATGTATTTGGACTGAATCAAGAATATATTcaaatatttggaaaattttaccttgtacccctacAATTAATCCCATACCcttacaaaaatttaaaaattcccattttacccttaattggttttaaccaatttaccatttcatttttaccattctgttgaaaattgcaaaaatacacgccatgctctatgatcctcaaatggtcGCCAGATGACGTCGGtaggtgtcagctcgtccaaaataggtcgtaaatcatcgaccttcaggactccctgtctatacgaccatctcatcgctcgggGAAGACCACAGTTTCCAGCAGGAttccaattctcccctctttttccaacagttggaaaatactcgtgaatccaacactgttacaaaataaaaacataataaataaaacaaattaagttacaatattttataaaatgaatccaacacttaattaacaaaattaaattatatacctgtaggagagtaggatatccacctagctgtttgcaactgtacatggatgcatctccaagatatcggtagagggtaactagtgcagctgctccccaactatatcctgaacatccatccaagtccctaaacaggaggaggtatcgtgcctctacaagtgtaaaggtcttatcagcaaatatggtggaacccaccaacatcaatagATATGCTCTAGTCGCATATGCCCAGTTGGAAGCAGCCCTATGATGTACGAATATATCatataaccactccaacttgtaatacgaccccctgcagctccgaacatgtgactgtgcctgactctgtgacactcctaggtagtcaacagcaagttcaacagctaactcttcagtcacatcctgaggactccaAAAGATACCCCTAATGGGCAAGTGAAGTAGACATGCGACATCAtctaaagtaatgctcatttcatcaaacggcatgtgaaatgaagatgtctctagatgccatctttccataaatgcagagacaagatttgtgtctatcttgttcagactcgttctctgcagtgaagctaaaccggatctagatacccaactctccatctgtggtggaagagccaatggaaccctagaattcaacttcagtccatgtccggcaaccttcaactctttctttggtcctctttcctaaaaacaattaaaacacatattagaaaacaaattataaaatattcaactattattcattttcaaatatagtccgtttacttacctcaccgaaccatatatgtcgagcaacatgatgctcgtacttcaccaaaagagatgtatcgtacggccctcctggatatccagtcggctcagctgcagctgcagatgaagatgcaccccggtctaacgtgcggactggaatccggccatctgcacctcttcttcgaaccactgcaaaaataatgttaaaaaaaataattaaaattaaaaaaaaaaaaaaaaaattacgtaccggaacacttcaaagaagagttccggtatacatcatccaaaccggaagtcttgaagaaagtgttccggtatacaagtatacaaaccggaagactttctagAAGACTTCCGGTTCAGTGTCCATAAAAACAACAAACCGGAACACTTtagagaagtgttccggtatacacttttcaaaccggaagacttactcttaagtgttccggtatacaatgCAAAAACGTCAAAAAAATTTCTTCTCCGGAAGTCTTCaacgaaaatggtaaaaaaaatttgaaacggaaaatataccctatttatatgagggtattttggtcaaaaaaattaaaatgtaggggtatgggtacaattgtaggggtatagggtaaaattttcaaatatttgtCATATACAAGGATAACCGCATCGAAACTAAATAAAGGATATGCTCAAAAAGTTTCAAATCTTCTCCCTCGGTTTCATTGAGTTTCAcactttaaaaaaataaaaaataataaaccATGGATATTtaaagaaataaataatattataaaattgGCACTTACTATTAGATGAAAGAAGTAATTACAAAAAAAACACAACTTAATTGTCATATGTGTCATATTTTGCTTGATTCACAATAATTTATAGAACTATTTATTCAATAAAAACCAATATTCTTGCAAGAAAGTTTAAATTCCTTCAATTCtatataaaataattatttaaggGCTTGTATAAATgattatatttatatatttatcaaacaataaaatttaaatttttcaGACCTCACGATACTTTTAATTACTTTGTACTATCCATGGTAGTGACGCAATAGATAATGTATGGATATCCTCACTCTTATAATCAGTCAAGGTCTAAAAGGAAGAAAGGGAAGAGAACTCAAGTTAAGAACGTGTAGAAGATTAAGGAATTTGTCACTTGTCTTATTGATCATACCTCCCTCAGAGTGTCATCAAGAAAGGATTAATATTTTGATATTGGATGCTCAAGGTACATGACTTGTGAAAAGAGCTATCTTGCATATTTGAAGTCCCACTCAAACAGTTGTATCACCTTTGGTGATGGACCTAGAGAAAAAATAAATGACATATGCAAACTTGTTAGTCCAAGTTTTCCTTATCTTGATAATGTGTTATCGATAGAAGGTTTAACTTCTAACTTGGTTGACGTTAGTCAATTATATGATCAAGGTATGAATGTTAGCATCAACAAGTATGAATGTGTTATCTCTAACAAAGATCAAAAGGTGTTAATGAAAGGATCAAGATCCAAACATAATTGTTATATATGGATCTCTCAGTCCTCATCTAAGTCTAAGAACATAGAGGATATCATATTTGAAGATGGTGTCAAAGGAGTGCCAACACTCATGATTGATGAAATCAAAATCTCTGAAGTGTGCTGTATGTTCCAAAATATAGTAAAAGTTCACATTGAACATTGACACTTATCGAATTGTTTCACAAGTTTTTCATTTCAAAACTCCAACTGAAGTGCCAATTTGAGTTTTAAAGGAGTATCATTTGGTTTGTGAATAATATATCTAATTATGGCACATTTTGTAGGTATTGATGTAAATCAATGGAGTGGAAAGCAAAATTTGGAAGTCAAGACAAGTTAGCAagcaaagaaaagaaaaagtCCATAAACTCAGGCTTACTGCGCACTTGTAGTGCGAGGAAATGAAGAAAATCCAGAGATGTGCGCTAGTAGCACGCTGGTAGCGCAAAAGAAGAAAAATTCTCCAAGTCTTCATGAGCTGCGGTGCATAACCCAACTTCTTGGGGCATAGTGTTGTGGCGCATAATGCAGCCATCCTGGGCATAGCGCAAGCGCGCGTAGTCCAACTTCCTGGGGCATAGCGCAAGAAGGCGGTTTTAGAGGCTGATGTGGAAAATTTCTTCGAGGTGAAGAAATGTGTGGCACATAGAACAACTATATGGGGCATAACGCCAGTGAAAATGAAAAAATAGTATAAATACAACTCTAAACTTAATTCCAGGGGACTTTTTGATCTGTTTTCACTTCAGTGAGAGAAACTCCATCAGTACTTGTGAGGAGAAGGTAATGGTTGAAGAAATCGAAGGTGGATATGCAAAAATCATTGAGAGATCAAGATTGATGTCAGTTCATCTCATCTCTTCTCACTTGTATCAAGCTACCATGAGTAGCTAACTATTTCCTTGCTGGGATTAGACGTAGTTAATCGTAATCATTATATTTCATCTGATTAAGGTGGTATGAACCAATTATGAATCAATATTGATGTTTTCTTTATTTACATGTTAATTTATGGAATTGAATCGCTGTTGAGAAACATTTTTCAAATCCCTACTTAAGAATATAATTTATCAACACTAAATTCTAGACATAGATTTGGATTTGATATTTACTTTTGTATCAATTCTTAATGCTACCGTACTGATTAATAGGATGAGAAATCATCGATTAAACAATACGGTAGAATCCTCACCATTGTTTAGACATAAGCGATGTCAGTGAGCGATACGTGATAATAGAGATTGATAACTAGGGTTCATATAacttgtaataccccaaaatttaccctacatttttttcctggaagcatgggattatctttcacacttcattggcatcatactaggtcatactcattgcatactgcattagtgacttggaaatcaggttttgattgatcactccttaacagaaggagccc includes these proteins:
- the LOC127123682 gene encoding protein MAIN-LIKE 1 — translated: MTWMSSSTYNQTLPVADFRRRNFFDVFALYTGTLKMVRRRGADGRIPVRTLDRGASSSAAAAEPTGYPGGPYDTSLLVKYEHHVARHIWFGEERGPKKELKVAGHGLKLNSRVPLALPPQMESWVSRSGLASLQRTSLNKIDTNLVSAFMERWHLETSSFHMPFDEMSITLDDVACLLHLPIRGIFWSPQDVTEELAVELAVDYLGVSQSQAQSHVRSCRGSYYKLEWLYDIFVHHRAASNWAYATRAYLLMLVGSTIFADKTFTLVEARYLLLFRDLDGCSGYSWGAAALVTLYRYLGDASMYSCKQLGGYPTLLQCWIHEYFPTVGKRGENWNPAGNCGLPRAMRWSYRQGVLKVDDLRPILDELTPTDVIWRPFEDHRAWRGYKCHRNDRCPGGTIHCILVELGMLDGCENSLNSDNDSYCGSDSDSSFPYVLSGNMKIMATFDTEPNDVREVRSIYTIEDQVTSLQ